One window of Mobula birostris isolate sMobBir1 chromosome 16, sMobBir1.hap1, whole genome shotgun sequence genomic DNA carries:
- the h1-10 gene encoding histone H1.10 — protein MASEVESFPDAPVEEEAEEKKTAVKKSGSKKKKNQQGKYSALLVEIVQRLGARNGSSLAMICKEARKVPWFDDQHGRIYLRYALRALVLNGTLNQVKGKGANGSFKLTKKGESRQAAKKKWAASASAAKSGKKTRKPPKTKSHSGSSKSKKGKSPKKSKSRKV, from the coding sequence ATGGCTTCAGAGGTGGAATCGTTCCCCGATGCGCCAGTCGAGGAGGAAGCAGAGGAGAAGAAGACTGCGGTGAAGAAGTCGGGctcgaagaagaagaagaaccaGCAAGGGAAATACAGCGCGCTGCTGGTGGAGATCGTGCAGAGGCTGGGCGCCCGCAACGGCTCCTCGCTGGCCATGATCTGCAAAGAGGCGAGGAAGGTGCCCTGGTTCGACGACCAGCACGGCCGCATCTACCTGCGCTACGCCCTGCGGGCTCTGGTGCTCAACGGCACCCTGAACCAGGTGAAGGGCAAAGGGGCCAACGGGTCCTTCAAGCTCACGAAGAAAGGGGAGAGCAGGCAGGCGGCCAAGAAGAAGTGGGCGGCCTCGGCCAGCGCCGCCAAGTCCGGCAAGAAGACTAGGAAGCCCCCAAAGACCAAGAGCCACTCGGGGTCCAGCAAAAGTAAGAAGGGCAAATCGCCCAAGAAATCCAAATCCAGGAAGGTTTAA
- the LOC140210949 gene encoding ras-related protein Rab-7a has translation MTSRKKVLLKVIILGDSGVGKTSLMNQYVNKKFSNQYKATIGADFLTKEVMVDDRLVTMQIWDTAGQERFQSLGVAFYRGADCCVLVFDVTAPNTFKTLDSWRDEFLIQASPRDPENFPFVVLGNKIDLENRQVTTKRAQAWCQSKNNIPYFETSAKEAINVEQAFQTIARNALKQETEVELYNEFPEPIKLDKNDRAKTSAESCSC, from the exons GGTAGGAAAGACCTCGCTGATGAACCAGTATGTAAACAAAAAGTTCAGTAACCAATACAAGGCAACAATAGGGGCAGACTTTCTAACAAAGGAGGTGATGGTGGACGATAGATTGGTGACAATGCAG ATATGGGACACAGCAGGGCAGGAGCGTTTTCAGTCATTGGGTGTGGCATTCTACAGAGGAGCTGACTGCTGCGTGCTGGTCTTTGATGTAACGGCGCCCAATACGTTCAAAACCCTTGATAGTTGGAGAGATGAATTTCTCATTCAGGCTAGTCCACGAGATCCAGAAAACTTTCCCTTTGTGGTCCTTGGTAACAAGATAGACCTGGAAAACAGACAG GTCACCACAAAAAGAGCACAGGCATGGTGTCAGAGTAAAAATAACATACCCTACTTTGAAACCAGTGCAAAGGAGGCAATAAATGTGGAACAGGCTTTTCAGACAATTGCACGGAATGCACTTAAACAG GAAACGGAAGTGGAGCTCTACAACGAATTCCCAGAGCCAATCAAACTAGACAAGAATGACCGAGCAAAGACTTCAGCAGAGAGCTGCAGCTGCTGA